The genomic DNA GCGATCCGGCGTCACCTCATCGCTGTCGATCGTCGAAAGCTGGGCTCGCACATTTTTTTGTAGTTCGCCGGAAAGCCCTTCAACCTGTAGACGGATGTTTGCTGCACTGGCAATGCCGCTGGTCAACAGTAGGCTCACCACACATAAATGGCCGATTTGTCGCACTTTTTCTCCTGAATATCCTTGTTCCCACCCCAACGGGAAACGAAAGTCCGCTCCGCGGCCACGACTGCGTTTTTGTCTGTTTCACGCTCTGACGGCGCGCGACATTCAACGTCAGCACAAAAAACCCACTCTTTGTCGGGTTGAAATAAAGACAGAGCCCCAAATTATTCTTATGTTTAAATTTAGACGTATTCGGCGCGTTTATTGTGTTAAAAGACACGCCAGGTTACAACCTTAACGGAAATTACTGTTCCCCGGAGGCCATCCTCATGAGCTTGTTTGACAAAAAAAATATTGTATCTCAATCGGATGCACTACCCGGAAGAAATACACCCATGCCGGTCGCTACGCTCAATGTTGTGACGGAACACTCAATGACCCACGTACCGGAAGGTATGGAGGTCGCGCTGTTCGCGATGGGCTGCTTCTGGGGCGTTGAGCGCTTGTACTGGCAGCTACCCGGCGTTTACAGCACCGCAGCGGGCTATACCGGCGGCTACACGCCAAACCCGACCTACCGGGAAGTATGCAGCGGCCAAACCGGGCACGCCGAAGCGGTACGCGTGGTATACGACCCCGCGGTAGTCAGCTACGGCGAACTGCTAAAAGTATTCTGGGAAAACCACGACCCGGCTCAGGGAATGCGCCAGGGCAATGACCACGGCACCCAGTACCGCTCGGCCATCTACCCGCTAACGCCGGAGCAGGATCGGGAAGCGCACGCTAGCCTGCAGCAGTTCCAGGACGCTATGCGCAGCGCGGGCGACGCGCGGGACATCACGACCGAAATTGCCGCCGCGAAAACATTCTATTATGCGGAAGATGAGCACCAGCAGTATCTGCACAAAAACCCGTACGGCTACTGCGGCATCGGCGGCATTGGCGTGTGTCTGCCGCCTCAGCTCCAGGGCTAACCGTCCAGCGCCACGCGCGCCGCATGCCGCGTGGCGTTCGCCACGGTACCAAAGTCCATGACTTTCCCCTGCAATAAAAGGTTGTAGACCGGCGACTGTGGCCGGTTGAGCCGCGTTTGCAGCAGATGCACGGCTTCGATGCCCAAATCGCGGCACGGCACGCGAATGCCGGTCACCGGCGTCGACAGGCTGTTTTGCAGATTCCACGTAAAATCGGTGGT from Klebsiella sp. WP3-W18-ESBL-02 includes the following:
- the msrA gene encoding peptide-methionine (S)-S-oxide reductase MsrA, giving the protein MSLFDKKNIVSQSDALPGRNTPMPVATLNVVTEHSMTHVPEGMEVALFAMGCFWGVERLYWQLPGVYSTAAGYTGGYTPNPTYREVCSGQTGHAEAVRVVYDPAVVSYGELLKVFWENHDPAQGMRQGNDHGTQYRSAIYPLTPEQDREAHASLQQFQDAMRSAGDARDITTEIAAAKTFYYAEDEHQQYLHKNPYGYCGIGGIGVCLPPQLQG